The following DNA comes from Micromonospora chokoriensis.
TCACGGCCGCCGGACGCAACGCCTGCCTGGCGGTCCTGGCCAGTGAGGACGCCGACGTCGGCCTGATCGCCTACGAGATGGCGATGCTGGTCACCCGCGTCGGCAAGTACGTCGCGTCTCCTTCCCGCGCAACTGAGCAGTCGGTCGACGAGAGGTAGCGGCGATGACGGTCCAGGGGGAGTCCGCAGACCATCAGTGGGTGGATGACCACGCGGGTCCGGTCGTCCGTCCGTACGCGGTGACGCGCGGGCGAGCCCGCCCGGTCACCGGCACCTTCGACCTGATCTCCCTGGTCACCGCGACCCAAGCCGAGGTCACGCCGGAGGTCGGTCTCGGTCCGGAGCACGTGGCGATCGTCGGACTGTGCCAGCGCATTCAGTCCGTCGCCGAGATCGCCGCACATCTCGACCTGCCGGTGGGCACCATCCGGGTGCTCCTCGGTGACCTGGCGGCCCGCAGCCTGGTGCGGGTCCGCGAGCCGCAGACCACGGCCGGTCTTCCCGACAACAGCATCTTCGAGGCGGTAATCAATGGACTACGGGCACTCTGACCGGCCGGCGGGAGCGACGACACTGCCCACCGCGATCAAGATCCTGGTCGCCGGAGGCTTCGGCGTGGGCAAGACCACCATGGTCGGTGCGGTCAGCGAGACCCGGCCCCTGCGCACCGAGGAGGTGCTGACCGAGACCGGCGTCGGCATCGACGACCTCTCCGGGGTGGAGGGGAAGTCCACGACCACGGTGGCCATGGACTTCGGCCGGATCACCATCAGCGACGACCTGGTGCTGTACCTGTTCGGCACGCCCGGCCAGGACCGTTTCTGGTTCGTCTGGGACGAGCTGGCGTTGGGCGCGATCGGTGCCGTGGTGTTGGCCGACACCCGCCGGCTCGCCGACTGCTTCCCGTCGATCGACTACTTCGAGGGTCGGGGCACGCCGTTCGTGGTGGCGGTGAACTGCTTCGCCGACGCCCGGCAGTACCGGCTCGACGAGGTGCAGGCCGCGCTGAACCTGGACCCGGGTGTGCCGGTGCTGCTCTGCGACGCCCGGCAGCGCGAGTCCAGCAAGGAGGTGCTCGTCACGCTGATGGAGCACGCCATGAAGACCCGCGAGGCCCGTCGCCGTGCCGCCAGCGGAGACTGACCGACGTTCTTCGGGGGAGGGTGTCCGGAACACCGCCTGACCGGCGACGTGCTGGCGCCGACCAGCGCGGCCACCACCGTTCGAGTGCGCGGCGGTGCACCGAGTCGACGATGACCCGACGGCTGACCCGGGCCCGGACCCGCATCGCGCAGGCCGGCATCCCGTAGCGGGTGCCGGCCGGGCCGGCGTCCTCGCGGTGCGGTACCTGCTGTTCACCCGGGAGTACGCCACGACGGGCCGTACGCGTGGCAGGCCCGGATCGCCGCCTGCCACGCCATCGCAGCCTGCCCCGACGACACCGACTGGCCGACGATCGCGCGGGCCTACGACGCGCTGGCAGACATCCGGCCCACCCCGGTGATCGCGCTGAACCGCGCTTACGCGCACGGGCCGGCCGTCGGGTTGGTGCTGCTCGACGCGGCGCGTGCCGGGGGAGGGCTGGACGGCTACCCGCTGGCCGTGGCGGTGGAGGCCGATCTGGTGGCCCGGCAGGGTGACCGACGTCGGGCCGCCGGACTGTTCCGGGAGGCGGCGGCGATGGTGGGCTCGACCGCCGAGCGTCGGGCGCTGCTGGACCGGGCCGACGAACTCGCACCCTAGAACGGCTCTGTGCGTCTGGTGGTTCGACCATGCCGAAGACGCCGGTCGGGGTATCGGAGGGGGCTGACGGGGTGAATCTTGGACACTTTCCGTCTTCGGCTAACGGAAACTGTCCAAGATCTCAGCTTCGGGAAGGTGGCGCCGCCTGGGCGCGCCGGAAACCTCGCAGAGACTCAGCCGCGCTTGGCCGACGCCAGGAATCGGGACCAGGCCGCCGGGTCGAAGGTGAGCGCCGGACCGGCCGGGTCCTTGGAGTCGCGTACGCCGACGACGCCCGGGAGGTTGTCGGCCACCTCGACGCAGTCGCCGCCGTTGTTGCCGCTCTTGGTGCTCTTGCGCCACCGAGCGCCGGTCAGGTCCATGAGGCTGCCGCTTCCCTGATGAGATTGAGGGACTGCGCCCGCGACAGGGCTTTGTCGCGAATGCGTTCCCACCGTCGGTCGAGCGTAGCAACGTCGGCAACCTTGTCGATGAGCTGCGCCTGCGCCTGGCTGTCGACGTGCGCTACCCGCGCGCCGTCCGGCATCTCGGCCACGGTGAACGGGCCGCCGAGCCCCGGATACATGCCGACGTCGGCG
Coding sequences within:
- a CDS encoding DUF397 domain-containing protein, with amino-acid sequence MDLTGARWRKSTKSGNNGGDCVEVADNLPGVVGVRDSKDPAGPALTFDPAAWSRFLASAKRG
- a CDS encoding GTP-binding protein, yielding MDYGHSDRPAGATTLPTAIKILVAGGFGVGKTTMVGAVSETRPLRTEEVLTETGVGIDDLSGVEGKSTTTVAMDFGRITISDDLVLYLFGTPGQDRFWFVWDELALGAIGAVVLADTRRLADCFPSIDYFEGRGTPFVVAVNCFADARQYRLDEVQAALNLDPGVPVLLCDARQRESSKEVLVTLMEHAMKTREARRRAASGD
- a CDS encoding DUF742 domain-containing protein; protein product: MTVQGESADHQWVDDHAGPVVRPYAVTRGRARPVTGTFDLISLVTATQAEVTPEVGLGPEHVAIVGLCQRIQSVAEIAAHLDLPVGTIRVLLGDLAARSLVRVREPQTTAGLPDNSIFEAVINGLRAL